A genomic region of Seriola aureovittata isolate HTS-2021-v1 ecotype China chromosome 21, ASM2101889v1, whole genome shotgun sequence contains the following coding sequences:
- the LOC130162081 gene encoding microfibril-associated glycoprotein 4-like isoform X2 — protein MMLRVVLSVLLPVAAYQSLLPTDCSDIYKAGSGLDGVYTIYPAGPISPVQVYCDMSRDDTGSSAEKWTVIQKRQDGTVNFFMKWDHYKTGFGSAAGEYWLGLETMHLMTQAKSYELRVDMEDFEGQTVFAQYSSFSVGPESEGYKLNLGSFAGGAAGDSLSLHNGMKFTTTDKDQDTHSSNCARLAYGGFWFAACFGANPNGVYTWGPSPRAAGVQWNTFKGLEYSLKTMIMKIRPIAV, from the exons ATGATG ctcagggtTGTGCTCTCAGTGCTGCTGCCGGTAGCAGCTTATCAGTCTCTGCTGCCCACAGACTGTAGCGACATCTACAAAGCCGGTTCAGGCCTGGACGGGGTGTACACCATCTATCCAGCAGGCCCGATCTCTCCCGTGCAGGTTTACTGTGACATGAGCAGAGATGACACTggcagctctgcagagaagtGGACT GTCATTCAGAAAAGACAAGATGGCACGGTGAACTTCTTCATGAAGTGGGATCACTACAAAACTGGATTTGGCAGCGCTGCTGGAGAGTATTGGCTGG GCCTGGAGACAATGCACCTGATGACCCAGGCTAAGAGCTACGAGCTGAGGGTGGACATGGAGGACTTTGAGGGCCAGACGGTCTTTGCCCAGTACTCTTCCTTCTCTGTTGGTCCGGAGTCGGAGGGATACAAGCTAAATCTGGGAAGTTTCGCTGGGGGAGCAGCAG gAGACTCCCTCAGTCTTCACAATGGTATGAAATTCACCACCACTGATAAAGATCAAGATACACATAGTTCAAACTGTGCCAGGCTGGCCTATGGAGGATTCTGGTTCGCAGCCTGCTTTGGTGCTAACCCCAATGGGGTCTACACCTGGGGACCGTCACCCCGTGCAGCTGGTGTACAGTGGAACACTTTCAAAGGACTCGAATACTCCCTGAAAACCATGATAATGAAGATCAGACCAATTGCAGTTTAA
- the LOC130162081 gene encoding microfibril-associated glycoprotein 4-like isoform X1, translated as MIFIDTVNCKKTVFAIIAGEPQHSQADYRMMLRVVLSVLLPVAAYQSLLPTDCSDIYKAGSGLDGVYTIYPAGPISPVQVYCDMSRDDTGSSAEKWTVIQKRQDGTVNFFMKWDHYKTGFGSAAGEYWLGLETMHLMTQAKSYELRVDMEDFEGQTVFAQYSSFSVGPESEGYKLNLGSFAGGAAGDSLSLHNGMKFTTTDKDQDTHSSNCARLAYGGFWFAACFGANPNGVYTWGPSPRAAGVQWNTFKGLEYSLKTMIMKIRPIAV; from the exons ATGATCTTTATAGATACTGTGAACTGcaaaaaaactgtgtttgctATCATTGCAGGAGAACCACAGCACAGCCAAGCCGATTACAGAATGATG ctcagggtTGTGCTCTCAGTGCTGCTGCCGGTAGCAGCTTATCAGTCTCTGCTGCCCACAGACTGTAGCGACATCTACAAAGCCGGTTCAGGCCTGGACGGGGTGTACACCATCTATCCAGCAGGCCCGATCTCTCCCGTGCAGGTTTACTGTGACATGAGCAGAGATGACACTggcagctctgcagagaagtGGACT GTCATTCAGAAAAGACAAGATGGCACGGTGAACTTCTTCATGAAGTGGGATCACTACAAAACTGGATTTGGCAGCGCTGCTGGAGAGTATTGGCTGG GCCTGGAGACAATGCACCTGATGACCCAGGCTAAGAGCTACGAGCTGAGGGTGGACATGGAGGACTTTGAGGGCCAGACGGTCTTTGCCCAGTACTCTTCCTTCTCTGTTGGTCCGGAGTCGGAGGGATACAAGCTAAATCTGGGAAGTTTCGCTGGGGGAGCAGCAG gAGACTCCCTCAGTCTTCACAATGGTATGAAATTCACCACCACTGATAAAGATCAAGATACACATAGTTCAAACTGTGCCAGGCTGGCCTATGGAGGATTCTGGTTCGCAGCCTGCTTTGGTGCTAACCCCAATGGGGTCTACACCTGGGGACCGTCACCCCGTGCAGCTGGTGTACAGTGGAACACTTTCAAAGGACTCGAATACTCCCTGAAAACCATGATAATGAAGATCAGACCAATTGCAGTTTAA